The Lysinibacillus timonensis nucleotide sequence TTTGAGAGTAGCAAGTCTATTAGCGGTTTCACTTGTATTAGTTGTTTATGTATATGGAGATGTTCGTTGGAAAGAATGGCTTTTTGGACGATTGCCATATGAAGAGATTAGTTATGGGATTTTTGAATCTGGTTTTATAAGTAGGCTGTTTATTTATGCGTTAATGATATTGAGCACCTATATTTTCTTATCTCTCGTTCCTAAGGGGAAACAATGGTACACGAGTGTTGGAGGAAGAACATTAAGCATATATCTACTTCATTTATTGTTTGTAAGAGCCATTAAGGCAACAGATTTCTATAATTGGATAGAAGATACAGGCTATTATGTTCTGTTATTGGGCATCGCCTTGATTGTTGTGTATGTTCTTTCGAGTAATTGGGTGTGGAAGGGTATGGCTCCACTAATTACAGTAAATAAGAAAAATAAATAGAATGTGAGGATCTAGATTTCTTTATCTAGATTCAGACTGTTGACAAACTCAAAGAATGTTGGGATTGTTTACAGTCTTTTTTTCTTTATACAATACATTTGAGATCGTCGATTTACGTTACAGGCGCTACACTTTCCACGGGCACGGCCTCAGCCTTTTCCTTCGCTGTGCTCAGTCCGGGTGCTTCGGCTCGTGCTGTTCCCGTAGGTGTCTTCGCTCCTGTAACGAAAATCGACTTGTATTAGTTAATACAAAAGTGTTGTGCTTCTAATATTCTGAGGTGATGATAACTGTGATGATGAAGAAAGGGGCGGTGGCTAAACATCGCTTTCGCATCTTCAACTATCAGGTGCATTTCAAGAATAAGAAACATGCCTTTTCGATAACGCATTTTTAAGTACAACTAGTGAAAGTGAAATTAGCGGAGATTTTCCGGTTAAATGCCGAATGCACCTCTATTCTGGGGTAAATAAGGGTAAATTTTCCGACTATGCAGAGGTAAATCCTCCATTTTCACCTTATTCGAGTCGATAGGCGGAATCTCTCCGTCTATTTCAGCTGTTTTTTATTCTATTTTCCAATTAAGCGGAAATTTTCCGGTTACTTATTAACCCGAACGCCTAAGTGTGAGTAACCCATTTTGATTTTTTTAATTTCACTCATTCTATAACTAAGCCAGTAGATGATGGATAAGGTTGAATCCCCTATGATTTTACATATAAGTTTGAATATATGGTAAAATTAATATTTTAAGAATAACAACAAGAAATGAGGTTTAGATGTGAAAAAGTCTATGGCGGTAATTGGGGTTATAAGTATTCTTTTAGTAGGGTGCGGAAATGAAGAAGTTGAGCAGCCAAAGCAAGTAGTAGAAGAAACCCCGGTAAATGATTCGACAAAAGAAAAGGAACCGACAACTCTCAATGTAGAATTTGGAGAAACGCTTGAAATTAATCCACCTTACATAGTAGGAGAGGAACATTATAGTCTTTCGTTTGCAAATCCAAGAATCGAACAGGATTTTTTACTTATTGGTACGACAGGCAATGCAGATCATCACATTAACGATGATAACTATTTTTTATTAGTTGATGTTTCGATTGAAAACTTACATAGTGAAGAGCTTGATTTGCAAATAGCAGACCACGTTTATCTATACGATAAAAACGGACGTGAAGTCCTTTACCATATGGAAGAAGCCGATA carries:
- a CDS encoding DUF4352 domain-containing protein; translated protein: MKKSMAVIGVISILLVGCGNEEVEQPKQVVEETPVNDSTKEKEPTTLNVEFGETLEINPPYIVGEEHYSLSFANPRIEQDFLLIGTTGNADHHINDDNYFLLVDVSIENLHSEELDLQIADHVYLYDKNGREVLYHMEEADSQFAKEIEAFQSAKLRPEGKNEGTIVLRIPKETELSELIYNDIGNNGNEYIYTLSF